DNA from Amycolatopsis sp. DSM 110486:
CGCTGGCTCGCGGACCGCCCCCTGGCTTCCGCGCTGGCCGAGGCGCCTGCAGTGCTCTTCGACCGCAAGGACGACCTCCAGGACCGCTTCCTGCGCACCCTCACCCGCCGCTCGCTACCGCTCGGCGCCCGCCACTACGTGCCTTCGTCGCAGTCCTTCGCGGATGCCGTCACCGCCGGCCTGGGCTGGGGGATGGTGCCGGAACTCCAGACGCGGGGGTCCTCTTTGGTGGATCTGGCGCCGGACCGGCCGGCGGATGTGCCGCTGTACTGGCAACAGTGGAAGCTGGACTCACCCGCGCTGGCTGCTTTGGCGGAGGCGGTCGCGGCTGCGGCGGCTACCGCTTTGCGGAAGTGACTGTCCTGAGTAGACACCCCGGCCCCAGCTTCACGCACACACCGTGAGGTGGTTGGATCACAGCGTGGAGAGCAATGTGGAGCGGACGAAATCACCCGAGCGGCTCGTGTTCTTCAGCGACGCCGTGGTGGCCATCGCGTTGACGTTGCTCGTGCTGCCGCTCACCGATCTGGTGCCCGAGCTGGCGGCGGAGCACAAGGAAGCCGTCGATGTCGTTCTGGAGCACTGGAACCAGCTCTTCAGCTTCGTGCTGAGCTTCGTGGTGATCGCGCGGATGTGGTGGGGCCACCATCGCATCTTCGAAGAGGTCCGCGCCTACAGCGGGCCGTTGGTGTACGCGAACTTCGTGTGGCTCTTCACCATCGCCGTGCTGCCGTTCCCGACGGAGATCACCGGTTCGTTCGGGACCAACCGCTTCGCCGCCATGTTCTACACGGGCACGATCTTCGCGAGCAGCTTTGCCCAGTCCGCGCTGGTGCTGATCATCCGCCGGGACCGGAACGTGGCCCGCAGCCCCGATTCCGTGACCGACCTGTGGCTCGGTAACAACTTGTTGTCCACGGCCGCGCTGCTGATCGCCTTCGTCGCGGCCGCCGTCGAACCCGTGCTCGGCTACTACGCCCTCTTGCTGCTCATCCCCGCGCCCTGGGTCGCCCGGTGGATCGTCAGCCGCAAGGCCGACCGCTGACGCTCACGCCTGCGGCAACGGCCACAGGTCGTCGTTGAGCATCCGCTTGAGGATCTTGCCCGTGGCGTTGCGCGGGAGCTCCGGCACGAAGTACACATCGCGCGGCACGGCGAAGCGGGCCAGCTTCTGGTGGATGTAGTGCCGCACGTCCTCGGCGTGCATGCGCGCGCCGCGGCGGAGCACGACGTACGCGGCGAGGCGCTGGCCGAACTCCTCGTCCGGCACGCCCACCACGGCCGCTTCGTAGACGCCGGGCAACGCGACCAGCGCCTCTTCCACCGGGCGCGGGAACACGTTCTCGCCGCCGGACACGATCATCTCGTCGGCGCGGCCGGTGACGAACAGCCGGCCGGCCGCGTCCTGGTAGCCGACGTCGCCGGTGGCCATCAGGTCCTTCGAGCGCGGCACGCTGGAGCCGTTGGTGTAGCCGTCGAAGAGCATGTCGTTGCCGACGAAGATCTGGCCCTCGTCGCCGGGCGGCACGGGGCGGCGCTCGTCGTCGAGGATGGCGATGCGGGTGCCCGGCGGGCAGCGGCCGGCGGTGGTCGGCGCGGCGCGCAGGTCGACCGGGTCGGCGATGCTGGCCCAGGAAACCTCGGTGGAGCCGTAGAAGTTGTAGAGGATGTCGCCGTAGGTGTCCATGAACGAACTGACGAACGAGCCCGACATCGCGGAACCGCTGCTGGCCACGATCCGCAGCGACGACAGGTCGTAGCGGCTGCGCACGCGCTCGGGCAGCTCGTGGATGCGCTGCAACATGATCGGCACGGCGAACAGCGCGTCGCAGCGGTGCTCGGCGATCATCCGCAGCGTCTGCTCCGCGTCGAACCGGCGGATCAGCGACAGCTCCGCCCGCACGGACATCCCGACCTGCAACGCGGCCAGGCCCCAGCTGTGGAACAGCGGTGCCGCGACGGCGATCTTGTCCCGTGCCCGCAAGGGAATCCGCGCGAGGATGCTCGCCGCGGTACTCAGGCCTTTCGGCGTCGGACGGCGCGCGCCCTTCGGGGTGCCGGTGGTGCCGGAGGTGAGCACCACGATCTGGCCCGGCCGCTTGGCCGGCTTCGGTCGCGCCTTGGACGCCTCGTGGATGAGCTCGTCGACGGTCCGGTAACCCTGCTCGGCGTCGTCCCACGTGCTCACGCGGGGGAAGTCGCCCTGCACTCCCGCGATGGTCTGCGCGAACTCGTCGTCGGCCAGCACCGCGGCGGGTTGGTGCTCGGTGAGCACGTCTTCCACCGCGGAGGGCGACAAGCCGGTGTTGAGCAGCACCACGTCCACGCCGAGCTTGCTGCACCCGACGAACGCCTCGACCATCGCCGCGTGGTTGCGGCACATCAGCGCCACGCGCTGGCCCGGCCGCACGTCCAGCTTCGCCAGGGAGTTGGCCAGCTGGTTGCTGCGCTCGTCGATGTCGCGGAACGAGCGGCTGTTGCGTTCGTCGTGCAC
Protein-coding regions in this window:
- a CDS encoding TMEM175 family protein, yielding MESNVERTKSPERLVFFSDAVVAIALTLLVLPLTDLVPELAAEHKEAVDVVLEHWNQLFSFVLSFVVIARMWWGHHRIFEEVRAYSGPLVYANFVWLFTIAVLPFPTEITGSFGTNRFAAMFYTGTIFASSFAQSALVLIIRRDRNVARSPDSVTDLWLGNNLLSTAALLIAFVAAAVEPVLGYYALLLLIPAPWVARWIVSRKADR
- a CDS encoding AMP-binding protein, whose protein sequence is MRDDVVEASSTVGHPPDAVWQIVGSPELYPRFLPAISWCEVTEAPLRGRGPRCLIRLAPDRETLVEGTIHAVVYRPGEHVVWCGLPDERNWISFELRALAGGATEIVLRLMLPSLPPEHHDLLSRSAVKGMLKELTRRIELQLSGEAAEPPEYDRATTLRTANTLVRAGVLVAGRPDKVAKQLNSLSQWGATIAGGYLAATARGADDIAVHDERNSRSFRDIDERSNQLANSLAKLDVRPGQRVALMCRNHAAMVEAFVGCSKLGVDVVLLNTGLSPSAVEDVLTEHQPAAVLADDEFAQTIAGVQGDFPRVSTWDDAEQGYRTVDELIHEASKARPKPAKRPGQIVVLTSGTTGTPKGARRPTPKGLSTAASILARIPLRARDKIAVAAPLFHSWGLAALQVGMSVRAELSLIRRFDAEQTLRMIAEHRCDALFAVPIMLQRIHELPERVRSRYDLSSLRIVASSGSAMSGSFVSSFMDTYGDILYNFYGSTEVSWASIADPVDLRAAPTTAGRCPPGTRIAILDDERRPVPPGDEGQIFVGNDMLFDGYTNGSSVPRSKDLMATGDVGYQDAAGRLFVTGRADEMIVSGGENVFPRPVEEALVALPGVYEAAVVGVPDEEFGQRLAAYVVLRRGARMHAEDVRHYIHQKLARFAVPRDVYFVPELPRNATGKILKRMLNDDLWPLPQA